DNA from Ananas comosus cultivar F153 linkage group 12, ASM154086v1, whole genome shotgun sequence:
TGTAGGCTCCACATCGAACCGGCttaactttttctctttctttgcttaaATCAAAccgaattttattttacttgaaTTAAATCGGATCTTCAGCTGTTACTTTCGTGCATCCGCAAAATTAATCTCGCTCCCATCTTTcatcatctttatttttatttttttttaattatctatccATCTTATCTTACGGATTATTACACTTattttttagggctttttttgaaaatgaccctgtagaattttgtaattggcaaaatgaccctctgaaaattttatttgtaaaactaatcctCCTTTTGCTACGTCGGCGCCACCTCAGATTTTTCTCgcgaagacggtgaatcgttcaccgtctttgcaTATATCTCATGAaggcagtgaatggttcaccgccttatgaaggcggtgaatggttcaccgccttaccgccttatgaaggcggtgagccattcaccgcctttagagCAAAACCGCTCCCCCGCTTTCCTTAGAAGGCCACCTTTCCAACTGTcctgtgccctcgagaagacggtaaatgatttaccgtcttaactaagacggtgaatcattcaccgtctttattgTAAACCCTCCATCCAAGCCAAATTTGGCCAAGTCCTGGAGGCGGGGCTAAAACagagataagacggtgaatagttcaccgtcttattagtgctgcactaaagacggtgaactattcaccatcTTTAGTGTAAACACCCAGGCCTAGGAAAGACGGTGAATCGCTCACCGTCTTCACACttaatgaagacggtgaacgattcaccgtcttatctaggtATACCCAGCCCCAGACCCCGacacctctccctccctcttcgctctctttctctctctatctctctgtcTCTATCTCCCTTTCTGCCCATTCCTCTCCAGGAGCCGCACCTCGGTCGCCGCTGCCCTCGCTCGCCGCCGCCCCtgccgacgtcgccgccgccggtCGCCGTCGACCCACCGAGCCGCCGCCCATGCCACAACAACCCACATTACAAGTATAAACCTCTCTTAGcaagtttaaactaggtttatcGAGTATTGGGAACGGCTTCATTAAATGAAAAGGTCGAATGCTGTTGTTTCACGACATTAGTACATGTATTATcagtaatatttaataattgttatataaagcTTCTCCTATTTACATTCACCTgtctaatttattgtaatttatttatatatttgggCGTGGGACCATCTTCATGTCGGTCGATCTACTAGCGTTGGAGCTATTGCCGACATGGCTGATTGCCCTTTGGGTTGCCGGTATGACAATTAAATATGATACATAttacatttctatatatacatttgcAACTAGCATACTTTTCAAATATTAGGTGGACGAACGCCGGCGGGTTACGTTTTGGGGCAAATGTTAGGACGACAGATATTGAGTTCTATAAAGATGAGTTAGATCAGCAGCGAGCGTCTCAGGTACGTATTAATGCAACAATTTTTCTCAATATACAACCGTATTAATGCATTCAGCTGACTATTATTGGCTTTTTCACATATTACATGGCGGCCGTACACAGATGCTATTATACATGTGCTACCGGCATTCTGTGTACAGGGTAGTGAGGTTTGGCGATCGAGGACGACACTGATTTGCTTTCATATTGTTGAGCTTCACGTGCCCGATCGAGTCCTACGGCAGTTTGGTCTCCTCCAGCATATACCAATTCACGTGGAGACCATCCGTCGCATCACATCTCAGGGGCGgccagatgaggattgggtccaGTTTCATGCTGCACACATCGAGAGATGGGAATAGAGATTACAGGCTATTATTGACCAGCATCCGATTGTCGGTGATGACCCGGTACAGACAACATCTATTTATATGGAGTGGTATTGGCAAATCACAAGAAGATGGATTTCTCGTCCAGTACAGCGTCCACCATTGACTTACCAGCCTCGCGGCCAGACCGAGAGAGATTTGGTACGATCactcatatgttaaatttttttaatcttttatttaatatagATTGCAAATAGTGAGCTCTTATCTATAACGCAGGTGGACGCATTACGACAGGCTCAATGGGCATCAGAGGGCTAGTTCATGATCGACCTTCTTACGATGCGATGATGGAGACATTGACGAGCATGGATGTCCATATTGAGTCAGTACTGGAGTACATTCCTTCCATACCTGTCGCCGCTGATGTTGGAGGTTGAGATTTTGATCAACCCTCGACATCGGGTCATCACAGGAGACACTCACCGACATCGACTGGATCATACTCGAGATCGAGCTTACGAGTGTCACGATCTCCATCTCCTAGTGATGTTACAGATATGCTCATCGCCCCTTCAAGATTTCCTTCCTTGCCATTGGATTTGGACTCGCTTCCGCCGCTAGTCTCTCGAGAGCACTTTAGATTAGTCTACTCTCGACGTCATGCCGCGTCATCATCACAGGCCCGCCCAGCATCTACACCGGCCACTATCGAGGGTGATCGACCTGAGCCAGAGGAGACTGAGGCGATTCCGGAGCATCCCGAGGGCATTATCATTGCGGATCTCGATCAGATGGCCGGTATCGAGGCACTTGATGACGTACCTATTGCTGAGCTCGATGTACAGTGTGGCCGTAGACGTGGACGTGGCCGTGGCCGAGGACGTGACTgaggacgtcgagggagaggaagatcgagagactgattgtatatttttgatttagagAGCAtactttgtataatattatataatactttatttagttcatatttgtatatttgtctgtgttttgtttgatatttttatccggTTGATTGTATCTTGTTATTCCACTTGTGATGTTTTGTTTCTTGTTGTAATATTTGTTATCGTGAAAATACTTGTCTCAAACTTGttcaaattgaatttaaaatcgaGCTAAAAAATATCACCTGCtgctgtttgcactaaaggcggtgaaccattcaccgcctttagtacAAATCCTCCATAGCCgcaaaaaattggctaagttcTGGACTGGAGGCCGTTTGCACTGTAGAAAAGGAGCACACCACATGTAATCCCGCAGAGAACTGAGCAGGTCTGGGCCAATCTAGAGGGGGAAGGAGGCGGGgcggtgtcacgcccgggtaccagcggaagcatatccggtacgtgcacagacccgccatacaattgcagtatataaggcgtctacaagaagcaagtcgataggaagaggcatagtagtaaatggttcaccgcttttagtGCAGCcatgataagacggtgaatgattcaccgattcaccgtcttatctgtacTTTAGCCCGGATTcgaggacttagccaaattagGCTGGGTAGGAGTTTTactctaaagacggtgaatagtttacCGTCTTAggaagacggtgaacaattcaccgtcttatgtAGCTGCTGGTTCGAGCACTAGGGGCACTGAGAAAGCGCGCGGCAAGAGCACTGAGAaggcagtgaatggttcacgcctagagaagacggtaAACCATTTATCGTCTTCTCAAGGATACTATAGAAGATTCACCTCCTTTATGAGACATatgtaaagacggtgaacgattcaccgtctttgcgGGAAAAATCTGAGGTggcgccgacgtggcgaaaGAAGGGTTAgtttgacaaataaaattttcataggattattttgctaattacaaaattctacggggtcattttcaaaaaaaagccCGATTTTTTACATTAAAACGAGTGAGAGAATgtccttttccttcttcctacgcctccaaaaaaaaaaaaaaaaaaacttcctctcctctctctcttctccactCCTATAAATAGTGAGTGCACATCGACGGCGAGGGTTACAGTATCCCCTCCCTCCGCCGCCACGCTCCGCCGCACACCGCCGCCGGGATCCGCCGTGAAGCCAAAAAAACCCTACCCTTCTCCGATGAGTTCTCCCCCTCCGCGGCGCCGATCGcacgcctccgcctccgcctccgcctccgccgccgccgccgcggcgaagGGATCGTCCCATGGCGACCACAAAAGGTTGCTACTACCCCTTGCTCTCTGCTATC
Protein-coding regions in this window:
- the LOC109718922 gene encoding uncharacterized protein LOC109718922 isoform X2; its protein translation is MIREAERVLSRQSSATVSVSPALRRKKRAATMAAEEEVGGRISVGAIADMADCPLGCRWTNAGGLRFGANVRTTDIEFYKDELDQQRASQMLLYMCYRHSVYRVVRFGDRGRH
- the LOC109718922 gene encoding uncharacterized protein LOC109718922 isoform X1, yielding MIREAERVLSRQSSATVSVSPALRRKKRAATMAAEEEVGGRIRIWAWDHLHVGRSTSVGAIADMADCPLGCRWTNAGGLRFGANVRTTDIEFYKDELDQQRASQMLLYMCYRHSVYRVVRFGDRGRH